The Ranitomeya imitator isolate aRanImi1 chromosome 3, aRanImi1.pri, whole genome shotgun sequence genome has a window encoding:
- the MBD6 gene encoding methyl-CpG-binding domain protein 6, giving the protein MNGGSESGGGDNYGGAPMVQVPIGWQRRVEPGTVVYVSPSGTILTSMDQLRSYLVTDGTCKCGLECPLNIYKVFNFDPRAVVKRRSAEDVKAEEDMTKLCNHRRKIVALATLYKSIESTPLALQSQAAGCGSSQNFNTTPTSPKMGQHPCSLDPDIFTKLMMEKAHNMPAHHVEKPLDHKSDTFTPHPGERYSDLRSNQRPALLRQHGTPLGESYALRNCPPVPSNGNYEVFSRTPQAVSHELCTSSYTQVKSSQNRPSYPSCSQELSGLSPKPLALNSCNFVPGGIFNRTLEESIQGPRRQFVFPEKDPLGILDCNSCRPPSPKHHILNSPPLIQSQVPIMNPHLGPEHNAGNHSSTTLPPPFSPFTRSGALTSPSTTRSSISSISSPAGSVEPSPQRSRHSSASSEHFPASIRSSSRSPRPVSSPKRSVPHSPKAILEGLPPFGQAQLGSSSNASHALTHQSNKTAPPVSLGAAQGLLGFPLGCILGQQANASFPASSLLTAAAKAQMANQTKPEATAPSTLPSRVLNPNTLLSATVTQEGRALSNRTHSQKRDILVKRKRQKNSPGPDASPEDVSGHNPTSPSGLSKLNSYSRLTGTGAHIEEEMGRSKAIYSHSVSGHAPFSLQMPRSTVEESPSQSKTLNLSPASQDISNHLLGLVGQLVQTSTEQNSGTSLPLKLPSTPTSANPPFSSGRPSPSPLPKSPVPSLPQSSVAEGSNELPCSLTNAGDSFSFLGQEHVMPFSAAPALLNLAMLGSLPLSLSLNQHHQLLNQGLLSLLSSSLLGSAELGLLGLQNPPMALPSAMGDPDSNAVQALLMASLLQNPLLPLGGLGLPQLDLPPQNQQQSALLSSLAPLLDSLPAPQNDATEKHETPLTLPETFPENALQPLLFPPVSASPALIALNSALLAASLGAVDSSACPGQSCINASCTGSGSITTTTNSPALSEGKLPPSEPHSPFHLHQPQPPGRLNPLMPPLLNPLLTAGLLGDLAALNTSTSAQMGSLQSLLGAQALLHNQQAFLPSLPGALGMHFFQGQSLLQGQRSNSQNHSSTSEKDINPSPHPEICITPTSHIPSDSQPTLDSSFPPQRADVTNKSQTLPLTPSRTGSFVSNTSSAFESSPSPKGPPFQGPVRTDLPPDTPSDPPRTDTLSHSMEPPLSEAEPDASPLKKCRLLTDSVIPSEIPNGASPNILPWTSSPHPSSTLNLPEMDLTKGKERGYRFNGRSRAERSYGRRPRGDRLSSSRHSYWRYNGDDALQNDGEEAGQSQEIAQPVRGIPAFTHHWHEEGEQPREQEVDMPPQLLKRSRRGRRRGQNSQRMGSRIDALPAKWPTMDPANGLNAERPVIRQNRPGRPAKNRRRRII; this is encoded by the exons GTTTTTAACTTTGACCCAAGAGCAGTGGTGAAACGGCGTAGTGCGGAAGATGTGAAGGCCGAAGAGGACATGACCAAACTTTGTAACCACCGAAGGAAAATTGTAGCCCTCGCAACTCTGTACAAAAGCATTGAGAGTACACCCCTTGCACTACAAAGTCAAGCTGCTG gatgTGGCTCAAGTCAGAACTTTAATACAACACCCACCAGCCCAAAGATGGGACAACACCCTTGTTCCCTGGATCCTGACATCTTCACCAAACTGATGATGGAAAAGGCCCACAACATGCCTGCTCACCATGTGGAAAAACCCCTGGATCACAAGTCAGATACTTTCACTCCCCACCCTGGAGAAAGGTATTCTGACCTGCGATCCAACCAGCGGCCTGCCTTACTCAGGCAGCATGGGACTCCTCTTGGCGAGTCCTATGCCTTAAGGAACTGTCCACCAGTGCCATCAAATGGTAATTACGAGGTCTTTTCAAGGACTCCACAAGCCGTATCTCATGAGCTGTGTACCAGTTCTTACACACAAGTTAAGTCTTCCCAGAATCGGCCTTCCTACCCCTCATGTAGTCAAGAACTTTCAGGCCTGTCCCCCAAGCCATTAGCTCTTAATTCATGTAATTTTGTGCCAGGTGGCATCTTTAATCGGACGCTTGAAGAATCTATTCAGGGCCCTCGGCGACAATTTGTTTTTCCTGAAAAAGATCCACTGGGTATTTTGGACTGTAACAGCTGTAGGCCGCCTAGCCCAAAGCACCATATATTGAACTCTCCCCCCTTAATTCAGTCTCAGGTTCCCATAATGAACCCTCACCTTGGTCCTGAACACAACGCAGGCAACCATTCATCCACAACCCTACCGCCTCCATTCTCTCCTTTCACTCGTAGTGGCGCACTCACATCTCCATCTACAACCAGGTCCTCCATATCTTCCATCTCTTCTCCAGCCGGCAGTGTGGAGCCATCCCCTCAGCGTTCCCGCCATTCATCAGCCTCCTCCGAGCACTTTCCTGCCTCCATAAGGTCAAGCTCAAGATCTCCACGACCTGTCAGCTCCCCTAAGCGATCTGTACCCCACAGTCCAAAAGCAATACTTGAAGGCCTCCCTCCCTTTGGGCAGGCCCAACTGGGATCCTCTTCAAATGCCAGCCATGCCTTAACCCACCAAAGCAATAAAACAGCACCACCGGTGTCTTTGGGAGCAGCGCAAGGCTTACTGGGCTTTCCCCTCGGATGCATATTGGGTCAGCAAGCCAATGCTTCGTTTCCTGCTAGCAGCCTTCTCACAGCAGCTGCAAAGGCCCAAATGGCTAATCAAACCAAACCTGAAGCCACAGCCCCTAGCACTTTACCCAGCCGAGTGCTGAATCCCAATACTTTGCTTTCTGCAACAGTCACACAAGAGGGTCGGGCCCTTTCCAACAGGACTCACTCCCAGAAAAGGGATATATTGGTGAAACGCAAAAGACAAAAGAATTCTCCAGGCCCTGATGCCAGTCCTGAGGACGTTAGTGGACACAACCCTACTAGCCCTAGTGGACTATCCAAATTGAATTCTTATTCAAGGTTAACAGGTACTGGGGCTCACATTGAGGAAGAAATGGGAAGATCCAAAGCCATCTATTCACACTCTGTTTCTGGTCATGCTCCCTTTTCTCTTCAAATGCCTCGCTCAACAGTAGAGGAGTCCCCAAGCCAAAGCAAAACCCTAAACCTGTCTCCAGCTTCCCAAGATATCAGCAACCATCTTCTTGGCCTCGTAGGGCAACTAGTCCAGACTTCTACAGAGCAGAACTCAGGGACTTCTTTACCACTGAAGTTACCATCCACGCCCACAAGTGCAAATCCAC CATTCTCTTCTGGCCGACCGAGTCCATCTCCCTTACCAAAATCTCCTGTTCCGAGCTTGCCCCAGAGCAGTGTTGCAGAAGGGAGCAATGAGCTGCCATGTTCTCTGACTAATGCTGGGGATAGCTTCTCATTTTTGGGACAAGAGCACGTCATGCCATTTTCTGCTGCCCCTGCCCTGTTAAACTTGGCAATGCTGGGGTCATTGCCGCTTTCCCTCAGCTTGAATCAGCACCATCAGCTTCTTAACCAAGGTTTGCTCAGTTTACTCTCCTCCTCTTTGTTGGGTAGTGCGGAACTTGGCCTTTTGGGACTCCAAAACCCACCTATGGCATTGCCTTCTGCTATGGGTGACCCTGACTCCAATGCTGTGCAGGCTTTATTAATGGCATCGCTACTACAAAATCCTCTTTTACCACTGGGAGGACTTGGGCTACCACAGCTCGATCTTCCACCACAAAACCAACAGCAAAGCGCACTCTTGTCATCCCTCGCACCTTTGCTGGACTCTTTGCCTGCTCCGCAGAATGACGCAACTGAGAAACATGAGACACCACTTACCTTGCCTGAGACGTTCCCGGAAAACGCCCTTCAACCTTTGCTATTCCCACCGGTCTCTGCCTCTCCTGCCCTCATAGCTTTGAATTCAGCACTACTGGCTGCCAGTCTTGGGGCTGTAGACTCCTCTGCTTGCCCTGGACAG AGCTGCATCAATGCCTCCTGTACAGGATCTGGCTCCATTACTACAACCACTAACTCGCCTGCCTTATCAGAGGGGAAACTTCCTCCGTCCGAACCACacagcccattccacctccatcagccACAACCTCCTGGCAGGCTGAACCCTCTGATGCCACCACTGCTCAACCCATTGCTTACCGCTGGATTGTTAG GGGATCTTGCAGCACTGAACACTAGCACAAGTGCCCAGATGGGGAGCCTGCAGTCTCTTTTGGGGGCACAGGCCCTGCTACACAACCAGCAGGCTTTTTTACCATCTCTCCCGGGGGCTTTGGGAATGCACTTCTTTCAGGGACAGTCCCTTCTGCAAGGACAGCGCAGCAACAGCCAG aaccattcatcaacatCAGAGAAAGACATCAACCCATCCCCCCACCCAGAAATCTGCATTACACCTACGTCTCATATCCCGTCAGATTCTCAGCCGACCTTGGATTCAAGTTTTCCCCCACAACGAGCTGATGTGACTAACAAGTCCCAAACTTTGCCGCTTACCCCCTCGCGGACTGGTTCTTTTGTCTCCAACACCTCAAGTGCCTTTGAATCCAGTCCCAGCCCCAAAGGCCCTCCTTTTCAGGGACCAGTCCGCACTGACCTTCCTCCTGACACACCTTCTGACCCCCCAAGAACAGACACCTTATCCCACTCAATGGAGCCACCTCTCTCAGAGGCAGAACCAGACGCATCTCCACTTAAAAAGTGCCGACTGCTGACTGATTCTGTCATTCCCTCTGAGATCCCCAATGGAGCGTCTCCAAACATTCTCCCGTGGACGAGCTCCCCTCACCCATCCAGCACATTAAATCTTCCTGAAATGGATCTTACTAAGGGCAAAGAGCGGGGCTACAGGTTCAATGGTCGATCCCGTGCTGAGAGATCTTATGGACGTCGGCCACGTGGTGATAGGTTATCCAGCTCCCGGCACTCTTACTGGAGATATAATGGGGACGATGCCTTGCAGAATGATGGAGAGGAAGCAGGACAGAGCCAGGAAATCGCACAACCAGTGCGGGGAATCCCTGCATTTACTCACCATTGGCATGAGGAAGGAGAACAGCCAAGGGAGCAGGAGGTGGAT ATGCCACCCCAGCTGCTGAAACGCTCCCGTAGAGGAAGAAGAAGAGGCCAAAA